One genomic window of Burkholderia humptydooensis includes the following:
- a CDS encoding N-acylhomoserine lactone synthase: MIDTTVISAAQLDSTVKAALGNYRRAIFIEKLGWPLPLVDGLEIDQFDRPDTIYVVGKTESGDICGCARLLPTTRPYLLGDVFPDLMGDAAPPCSAHVWEISRFSSSILSGGPDALRQAHRNTRILLAKIVRFAQAAGVKRLITVSPLAVERLLNRLKVHIHRAGPPRLIDGKPVFACWIEVDDITLQALDIEPAADSAAGALRHS; the protein is encoded by the coding sequence ATGATCGATACGACCGTCATAAGCGCCGCGCAACTGGATTCCACCGTCAAGGCAGCACTCGGCAATTATCGTCGGGCGATATTCATCGAGAAACTCGGCTGGCCATTGCCGTTGGTCGATGGGCTCGAGATCGATCAATTCGATCGTCCCGATACGATTTACGTGGTCGGCAAAACGGAGTCCGGCGATATCTGCGGATGCGCTCGCCTGCTGCCCACGACGAGGCCCTACCTGCTCGGCGACGTGTTCCCCGATCTGATGGGCGACGCGGCGCCGCCCTGCTCGGCGCACGTGTGGGAAATCTCGCGATTTTCGTCGTCGATCCTCTCCGGAGGGCCGGACGCGCTGCGGCAGGCTCACCGCAATACGCGCATCCTGCTCGCGAAAATCGTCCGCTTTGCGCAGGCGGCCGGCGTGAAGCGGCTGATCACCGTTTCGCCGCTCGCGGTCGAGCGGCTGCTCAACCGTCTGAAAGTCCATATTCACCGCGCGGGTCCGCCGCGGCTGATCGACGGCAAGCCGGTGTTCGCGTGCTGGATCGAAGTGGACGACATCACGCTCCAAGCGCTCGACATCGAGCCGGCCGCCGATTCGGCCGCCGGCGCGCTGCGCCATTCGTGA
- a CDS encoding alpha/beta fold hydrolase encodes MNRRSIIADDGRELNAFVACAHPDAPVVVVVLPFGARHAMLNGFYDALRSRFTVVTWESRFVLDVERDDDEAGIAALTHARDLASVIRATARRGRHDPVDVIAYCSGAGVALLAAQHYPDAISRLVLVSGEYLLPASVAAQTDIQRQMDIFLSLAAKSRSVAGSIQEKIAAAQERGQTGFHTHLREPFSSALHLHRYGINYLAYRGVDLREVARQVAHPALSIVSTADMHVDPAGSLDISRLLRRCARNVCVTGDHYEICRGNADIVDSVVAFLVTGEATLREAL; translated from the coding sequence ATGAACAGAAGATCGATCATCGCCGACGACGGGCGCGAGCTGAACGCGTTCGTCGCCTGCGCCCATCCCGATGCGCCGGTTGTCGTGGTCGTGCTGCCGTTCGGCGCGCGGCACGCGATGCTGAACGGGTTCTACGACGCGCTTCGGTCCCGCTTCACCGTCGTGACGTGGGAGTCGCGATTCGTGCTGGATGTCGAGCGCGACGACGACGAGGCCGGCATCGCCGCGCTGACGCACGCGCGCGATCTGGCGAGCGTCATTCGGGCGACGGCGCGACGCGGGCGGCACGACCCCGTCGACGTGATCGCCTATTGCTCGGGCGCCGGCGTCGCGCTGCTGGCGGCGCAGCATTATCCGGACGCGATTTCGCGCCTCGTGCTCGTGAGCGGCGAATATCTGTTGCCGGCTTCGGTCGCCGCGCAGACCGACATCCAGCGCCAGATGGACATCTTCCTGTCGCTGGCGGCGAAGAGCCGTTCGGTCGCCGGCTCGATTCAGGAGAAGATCGCCGCGGCGCAGGAGCGCGGGCAGACCGGGTTTCATACGCATCTGCGCGAGCCGTTTTCGTCGGCGCTGCATCTGCACCGGTATGGGATCAACTACCTCGCGTACCGCGGCGTCGACCTCAGGGAGGTGGCGAGGCAGGTCGCGCATCCGGCGCTGTCGATCGTGTCGACGGCGGACATGCACGTCGATCCGGCCGGATCGCTCGACATATCCCGCCTGTTGCGTCGTTGCGCGCGCAACGTTTGCGTGACGGGCGATCACTACGAAATCTGCCGGGGCAATGCCGATATCGTCGACAGCGTCGTCGCGTTCCTGGTCACCGGCGAGGCGACGCTTCGCGAGGCGCTCTGA
- a CDS encoding cation:proton antiporter — MVMWLLQLAAIIAACACFGWLAQRVGQAKVVGELAAGIVLGPAVLGAIDSNFHAMIFGPAASSGMAQLGEVGVIALMFQIGLHMNLGGAPTLRSLRKMPPAVVVAGIGMLLPLAGGMAIGYLSHDALAPRIAAWPYVLFCGVALSVSALPVMARIVIDMALVDAPPSLLALSAAMLTDLAGWIMLAFVSAIAVAGADAAGPSHIVVGIAAFLLLAKLAARFVVTPLAADAAKRASPARLMSVVVPYVLACAWATTAIGVHSAFGALLAAVMLRGVPGLQAQWERQMEGFVNAVLLPVFFVHSGLRVTFDSFDGASPWLWLVPFLCVAFVGKFGGAYLGARLCGMNRGDAALVGSLMNTRGLVELVVLSAGLQIHALSQSAYAVLLLVALTTTAMTTPFVRLWRRAVLRPA, encoded by the coding sequence ATGGTTATGTGGTTATTGCAGCTCGCGGCGATCATCGCCGCGTGCGCCTGCTTCGGTTGGCTCGCGCAACGCGTCGGGCAAGCGAAAGTGGTCGGCGAGCTGGCCGCGGGCATCGTGCTCGGCCCGGCCGTGCTCGGCGCGATCGATTCGAACTTTCATGCGATGATCTTCGGCCCCGCCGCGTCGTCGGGCATGGCGCAACTGGGCGAGGTCGGCGTGATCGCGCTGATGTTCCAGATCGGGCTGCACATGAATCTCGGCGGCGCGCCGACGCTGCGTTCGCTGAGGAAGATGCCGCCTGCGGTGGTGGTGGCCGGAATCGGCATGCTGCTGCCGCTGGCGGGCGGCATGGCGATCGGCTATCTGTCGCACGACGCGCTCGCGCCGCGAATCGCCGCGTGGCCTTACGTGCTGTTCTGCGGCGTCGCGCTGTCGGTCTCCGCGCTGCCGGTGATGGCGAGAATCGTCATCGACATGGCGCTCGTCGATGCGCCGCCGTCGCTGCTCGCATTGTCGGCCGCAATGCTGACCGACCTCGCGGGCTGGATCATGCTCGCGTTCGTCTCGGCCATCGCCGTCGCCGGTGCGGATGCCGCGGGGCCGTCGCATATCGTCGTCGGCATCGCCGCGTTCCTGCTGCTGGCGAAGCTCGCCGCGCGGTTCGTCGTCACGCCGCTCGCCGCCGATGCGGCGAAGCGGGCGTCGCCCGCGAGGCTGATGAGCGTCGTCGTGCCGTACGTGCTGGCTTGCGCGTGGGCGACCACGGCGATCGGCGTGCACAGCGCGTTCGGCGCGCTGCTCGCCGCCGTGATGCTGCGCGGCGTGCCGGGGCTGCAGGCGCAATGGGAGCGCCAGATGGAAGGCTTCGTGAACGCGGTGCTGCTGCCCGTGTTCTTCGTCCATTCGGGACTGCGCGTCACCTTCGACAGCTTCGACGGCGCCTCGCCGTGGCTGTGGCTCGTGCCGTTCCTGTGCGTCGCGTTCGTCGGCAAGTTCGGCGGCGCGTATCTCGGCGCGCGCCTCTGCGGAATGAACCGGGGCGACGCGGCGCTCGTCGGCTCGCTGATGAACACGCGCGGGCTCGTCGAGCTGGTCGTGCTGTCGGCGGGGCTGCAGATCCATGCGCTGTCGCAAAGCGCCTATGCGGTGCTTCTGCTCGTCGCGCTGACGACGACGGCGATGACGACGCCGTTCGTCCGGTTGTGGCGGCGCGCGGTATTGCGCCCCGCCTGA
- the bpsR2 gene encoding N-acyl-homoserine lactone dependent regulator BpsR2, giving the protein MHDFLQFWLNEFSRSENPKHVISVLTRAAATLGYEYAAYGMRRPFPISNPQILMVSNYPARWQERYIEARFANVDGAVKAALGSDRPVTWSAPANASKSAFWAEALSFGIAHGWSSASRGADGAIGVLSLSRTQGPIDTAEKFRNESIVHWLANVAHASMAPFLPAADEFDPDLTRRETDVLKWTADGKTAYEIALILSISESTVNFHVKNIVSKLGSTNKIQAVAKAALMGML; this is encoded by the coding sequence ATGCACGACTTTCTTCAATTTTGGCTAAACGAATTTTCCCGCAGTGAGAACCCAAAGCACGTCATTTCCGTCTTGACCCGCGCGGCCGCGACGCTCGGCTACGAATATGCCGCCTACGGAATGCGCCGCCCCTTTCCGATCAGCAATCCGCAGATCCTCATGGTGTCCAACTATCCCGCCCGATGGCAGGAACGCTATATCGAAGCGCGATTCGCAAACGTCGACGGCGCGGTGAAGGCCGCGCTCGGCAGCGACCGGCCCGTGACCTGGAGCGCGCCCGCCAACGCATCGAAAAGCGCATTCTGGGCGGAGGCGCTGTCGTTCGGCATCGCCCACGGCTGGTCGTCCGCGTCGCGGGGCGCGGACGGCGCGATCGGCGTGCTGTCGCTGTCGAGAACGCAGGGCCCGATCGACACCGCGGAGAAGTTTCGCAACGAGAGCATCGTGCACTGGCTCGCCAATGTCGCTCATGCGTCGATGGCGCCGTTCCTGCCTGCCGCCGACGAGTTCGATCCGGACCTCACGCGCCGCGAGACCGATGTGCTGAAATGGACCGCCGACGGAAAGACAGCGTACGAAATCGCGCTGATTCTCAGCATCTCGGAGAGCACCGTCAATTTTCACGTGAAGAATATCGTCTCCAAGCTGGGCTCCACGAACAAGATACAGGCCGTGGCCAAGGCCGCGTTGATGGGGATGCTGTGA
- a CDS encoding DUF4902 domain-containing protein, protein MAQRLAPASSAPAAAGRDGYVRLSLPQLARVSLAPICAAADDQILSELWDLGTCALRAGYCEWIDAHGAAPTTLGWSWFVDVEKIWRIVPDSLTSNLMITSAKGYDVGPANTRQCLLDWLAKFDWRGLLIPLIHD, encoded by the coding sequence GTGGCCCAACGCCTAGCTCCGGCTTCATCCGCACCGGCGGCCGCCGGCCGGGACGGATACGTTCGCCTGTCGCTGCCGCAACTGGCGCGCGTGTCGCTCGCGCCTATCTGCGCGGCCGCGGACGATCAGATCCTCTCCGAGCTCTGGGACCTCGGCACTTGCGCGCTGCGCGCCGGCTATTGCGAATGGATCGACGCGCACGGGGCCGCGCCGACGACGCTCGGCTGGTCGTGGTTCGTCGACGTCGAGAAGATTTGGCGAATCGTCCCGGACAGCCTGACATCGAATCTGATGATTACCAGCGCCAAAGGCTATGACGTCGGCCCGGCAAATACCCGGCAATGTCTATTGGATTGGCTGGCCAAATTCGATTGGCGCGGATTGCTCATCCCGCTGATTCATGATTGA